From one bacterium genomic stretch:
- the larB gene encoding nickel pincer cofactor biosynthesis protein LarB, translating into MDFTTLLQDVAAGRLNAGEAAKRLSDWPASDLGFAHLDNHRDHRTGFVEVVYCASKSPEQVAAILKKQSEHQRVLLGTRAERAHAEAAMAAVPDLEYFPEARILRRLDPARQVAAAPIAVISAGTSDLTVAEEAALTVETVGQTPWRKYDVGVAGLHRVAGIREELERCGCVIVVAGMEGALPSVVSGLISRPVIAVPTSVGYGAAFGGLAALLGMLAGCAPGVTVVNIDNGFGAAVAACRINTKVAR; encoded by the coding sequence ATGGATTTCACAACACTCTTGCAGGATGTGGCCGCGGGACGGCTGAATGCCGGCGAGGCAGCGAAGCGACTGAGCGACTGGCCGGCCTCCGATCTGGGATTCGCGCATCTGGACAATCACCGCGATCATCGCACCGGCTTTGTGGAGGTTGTCTACTGCGCCTCGAAGTCGCCCGAGCAGGTGGCGGCGATCCTCAAGAAGCAGTCGGAGCATCAGCGTGTGCTTCTGGGCACACGCGCCGAGCGCGCGCACGCCGAGGCGGCGATGGCGGCGGTGCCCGACTTGGAGTATTTTCCCGAGGCGCGCATTCTGCGGCGTCTGGATCCGGCGCGCCAGGTGGCGGCGGCGCCGATCGCGGTCATCTCCGCCGGGACTTCCGATCTGACGGTGGCGGAGGAGGCGGCGCTGACGGTGGAAACTGTCGGACAGACACCCTGGCGTAAATACGATGTCGGTGTGGCGGGATTGCATCGTGTGGCCGGTATCCGCGAGGAACTGGAACGCTGCGGCTGCGTGATTGTTGTAGCCGGAATGGAGGGCGCGCTGCCGTCGGTGGTCAGCGGGCTGATTTCGCGTCCGGTGATCGCGGTGCCGACCTCGGTCGGTTATGGGGCCGCGTTTGGAGGGCTGGCCGCGTTGCTGGGGATGCTGGCCGGCTGCGCGCCGGGAGTGACGGTGGTGAATATCGACAACGGTTTCGGCGCCGCGGTGGCGGCCTGCCGGATCAACACGAAGGTGGCACGATGA
- a CDS encoding DUF309 domain-containing protein: MTDTPAHEETPYEFGRRLFAAGVAEFQQGGYFEAHDLWEEFWQELRGGDRLFLQGLIHLAVGTYHFQNGNLKGARSQLGKATQKLGRYPEGHWGVDIAPWRVWAAAVAGGATVPPPEAAVVFDSRRFPGQLAMAPR; encoded by the coding sequence ATGACCGATACACCCGCGCACGAGGAGACACCCTACGAGTTTGGACGCCGCCTCTTTGCGGCGGGGGTGGCGGAATTCCAACAGGGCGGGTACTTCGAAGCGCATGATCTTTGGGAAGAATTTTGGCAGGAGCTGCGCGGCGGCGACCGCCTCTTTCTCCAAGGGTTGATTCATCTGGCTGTGGGGACCTACCACTTCCAGAACGGCAACCTGAAGGGCGCGCGCAGCCAACTGGGAAAAGCGACGCAGAAACTAGGTCGGTATCCCGAAGGACACTGGGGCGTGGACATCGCGCCCTGGCGGGTCTGGGCGGCGGCGGTGGCCGGTGGCGCGACGGTGCCTCCGCCGGAGGCGGCGGTTGTGTTCGACTCGCGCCGTTTTCCCGGGCAGCTGGCCATGGCGCCGCGATGA
- a CDS encoding HEAT repeat domain-containing protein, protein MRFRVWWGCLLMAVIAGGCGGGGNVAEKIAQIRVWEDQSWTANGRLVSMLADRDETVRERAAYALGRVDDTLTLDTLRQVLLTDKSPKVRAAAAFALGVWTWKVGKNALVEALPKETDPDVLIAILQAAARVYARDEYAMFFPYLRHADPRVRAQTAQTLDMLNRREATDSIIPLLDDPEPSVRKTALLSLIRIGVEQAARQGARFINDPDPEIRALAYKLAGSARFPERNALLIAGFRDPEPQVRCAIADACIVMRDTGVLNSILPALSSEPRIDVLQRVLRAAAEHIHAHLSEWVLPLLSHPDPTVRAQAVNALCNRRDTPCWAEIARAETDPDWRVRVAIFDAIAKIARFVPVDTQIIFPMTRRLMEDPSPRVRAKALQTYIDYGGGDGDKYLARLYHDTSDYVVAMAVQLIGTYHINIYTDSLHQLYQKYADDPNPDVKWAILAASANMLPTVQIDSIRQDIINWGMADPNRLVRWYTIAVAFKFHQDRRHELGVFETDLSVANIDSLLPAYASPPLARIETTRGAITVELDTRWAPRAVRQFMENARMGAYDNTPVNELQGGQLVTLGDRNGDEANLPPANVRDEYSPQRVEPGTLMWSIIARHAGRGTFMIALNRLPYQDWRYPVFGRVREGLDVAHNLTLADTVRTIQILPAGIS, encoded by the coding sequence ATGAGATTCCGCGTGTGGTGGGGATGCCTTCTGATGGCCGTGATCGCCGGCGGCTGCGGCGGGGGCGGCAATGTCGCCGAGAAGATCGCGCAGATCCGCGTCTGGGAGGATCAATCTTGGACCGCCAACGGCCGGCTGGTCTCGATGCTGGCCGATCGCGACGAAACGGTGCGTGAACGCGCCGCGTACGCGCTCGGGCGGGTCGACGACACGCTGACACTGGATACGCTGCGTCAGGTTCTGCTGACCGACAAGTCCCCCAAAGTGCGCGCGGCCGCGGCCTTTGCGCTGGGCGTCTGGACGTGGAAAGTCGGCAAGAATGCGTTGGTGGAAGCCTTACCAAAGGAAACCGACCCCGATGTGCTGATCGCCATCCTGCAGGCGGCCGCGCGCGTCTATGCGCGCGACGAGTATGCGATGTTCTTTCCCTACCTGCGCCATGCCGACCCGCGGGTGCGGGCGCAGACAGCCCAGACGCTGGACATGCTGAACCGTCGCGAGGCCACCGATTCGATCATTCCGTTGCTTGACGATCCGGAGCCGTCGGTGCGCAAGACGGCGCTTTTGTCCTTGATCCGTATAGGCGTGGAGCAGGCGGCGCGTCAGGGCGCGCGTTTTATCAATGATCCCGATCCGGAGATCCGCGCACTGGCTTACAAGTTGGCCGGATCGGCGCGTTTCCCGGAGCGCAACGCGCTGCTGATCGCGGGTTTTCGCGATCCGGAGCCCCAGGTGCGGTGCGCCATCGCCGATGCCTGCATCGTGATGCGCGACACCGGCGTGCTCAACTCGATTCTGCCGGCGTTGTCGTCGGAGCCGCGGATCGATGTCCTCCAGCGGGTCCTGCGGGCAGCGGCCGAGCACATTCACGCGCATCTGAGCGAATGGGTGCTGCCGCTCTTGTCGCATCCCGATCCGACGGTGCGGGCGCAGGCGGTCAATGCGCTGTGCAACCGCCGCGACACCCCGTGCTGGGCGGAGATCGCCCGCGCCGAGACGGATCCGGACTGGCGGGTGCGGGTGGCCATTTTCGACGCGATCGCCAAGATCGCCCGCTTTGTGCCGGTGGACACCCAGATCATCTTTCCCATGACGCGGCGTTTGATGGAGGACCCATCGCCGCGGGTGCGGGCCAAGGCCCTGCAGACCTACATCGACTATGGAGGCGGCGACGGCGACAAATATCTGGCCCGGCTGTACCATGACACCAGCGACTACGTCGTGGCGATGGCGGTGCAGCTGATCGGCACCTACCACATCAACATCTACACCGACTCGCTGCACCAACTCTATCAGAAGTACGCCGATGATCCCAATCCCGATGTGAAGTGGGCGATTCTGGCGGCATCGGCGAACATGCTGCCGACCGTGCAGATCGATTCCATCCGACAGGACATCATCAACTGGGGGATGGCCGATCCCAACCGGCTGGTGCGTTGGTACACGATCGCGGTGGCCTTCAAGTTCCACCAGGACCGCCGTCATGAGCTGGGCGTTTTTGAAACCGATCTGTCCGTGGCCAACATCGACAGTCTGTTGCCGGCGTATGCGTCTCCGCCGCTGGCGCGGATCGAGACCACGCGCGGCGCCATCACGGTGGAGCTGGACACGCGATGGGCGCCCCGCGCGGTCCGCCAATTCATGGAGAATGCGCGGATGGGCGCCTACGACAACACGCCCGTCAACGAACTCCAGGGCGGGCAGTTGGTGACACTGGGCGATCGCAACGGCGATGAGGCGAATTTGCCGCCGGCGAATGTCCGCGATGAGTATTCGCCGCAGCGGGTGGAGCCCGGCACGCTCATGTGGTCTATCATCGCCCGTCACGCCGGACGCGGCACGTTCATGATCGCGCTCAACCGACTGCCTTACCAGGATTGGCGGTACCCGGTGTTCGGACGCGTGCGCGAGGGGTTGGATGTCGCGCACAATCTGACGCTGGCGGACACGGTGCGCACGATTCAGATTCTGCCGGCGGGCATATCGTGA
- the larE gene encoding ATP-dependent sacrificial sulfur transferase LarE, which yields MSTMTDSALILALRKEADLTEAIRAFGSAIVAYSGGVDSTYLAAVAHEALGTRAVIATAQSPSMADGEFVFASTLAAERGWHFQVVKTGEAEDPRWLANDANRCYFCKTELFTVLGRLAAANGIGHILYGAIPEDFGDVRPGLRAAAEQRARAPLVDAGLTKPEIRALSQRRGLPTWDKPPAACLASRFPTGTAITQPELRQVDRAEAALQALGFRGHRVRHHGELARIELQNGDWERIAGDGFRARVIELVKAAGYKYVTIDLGGYRPAGLNA from the coding sequence ATGAGCACAATGACCGACAGCGCACTGATCCTGGCCCTGCGCAAGGAGGCCGATCTGACCGAGGCCATCCGCGCGTTCGGGTCGGCGATTGTCGCCTATTCGGGCGGCGTCGATTCGACCTACCTGGCCGCGGTGGCGCATGAGGCGCTGGGGACGCGCGCGGTCATTGCGACCGCGCAGTCGCCCTCGATGGCCGATGGGGAGTTTGTCTTCGCCTCGACACTGGCCGCCGAACGCGGCTGGCATTTCCAAGTGGTGAAAACCGGCGAAGCGGAGGACCCGCGCTGGCTGGCCAACGATGCCAATCGCTGCTACTTCTGCAAGACGGAACTCTTCACCGTGCTGGGGCGGCTCGCGGCGGCAAACGGCATCGGGCACATCCTCTATGGCGCCATTCCCGAGGACTTCGGCGACGTGCGTCCGGGACTGCGCGCCGCCGCCGAACAACGCGCGCGGGCGCCGTTGGTCGATGCCGGCTTGACCAAGCCGGAGATTCGCGCCCTGTCGCAGCGGCGCGGGTTGCCCACCTGGGACAAACCGCCGGCGGCCTGTCTGGCGTCGCGCTTTCCCACCGGTACGGCGATCACGCAGCCGGAGTTGCGCCAGGTCGACCGCGCGGAAGCGGCGTTGCAGGCGCTGGGATTCCGCGGGCACCGTGTGCGGCACCATGGCGAACTGGCGCGCATCGAACTGCAGAACGGCGATTGGGAAAGAATCGCCGGCGATGGGTTCCGCGCGCGGGTGATCGAATTGGTGAAGGCGGCGGGATACAAGTATGTGACGATCGATCTGGGCGGATATCGCCCGGCGGGATTGAACGCTTGA
- the nth gene encoding endonuclease III gives MPRESKSQKAARARRIADGLRRLYPARCALTHDNPFQLLVATILSAQCTDERVNMVTPALFARYPDAAAFASARQGEIEKIIHPTGFFRAKAKSILGASRLIRERHGGTVPRTMAELVALPGIGRKTANVVLGTAFGMAEGVVVDTHVGRLARRMGLTAQTDPEKVERDLMDLLPQAEWIEFSHRMIWHGRRICMARKPLCSQCPIAADCRKIGV, from the coding sequence ATGCCGCGCGAATCCAAGTCGCAGAAGGCCGCGCGCGCCCGGCGGATTGCCGACGGCCTGCGCCGTCTCTATCCCGCCCGCTGTGCGCTGACCCACGACAATCCCTTTCAATTGCTGGTGGCGACCATTTTGTCGGCGCAATGCACCGACGAGCGGGTCAACATGGTGACGCCGGCTCTGTTCGCGCGGTATCCGGATGCGGCGGCGTTCGCGTCGGCGCGTCAGGGGGAGATCGAGAAGATCATTCACCCGACCGGATTCTTCCGCGCCAAGGCCAAGAGTATCCTCGGCGCCAGCCGTCTCATCCGCGAACGCCATGGCGGCACGGTGCCCCGGACGATGGCGGAACTTGTCGCTCTTCCCGGAATTGGACGTAAGACCGCCAACGTGGTTTTGGGGACCGCGTTCGGAATGGCCGAAGGCGTGGTGGTCGACACCCATGTCGGACGGTTGGCGCGACGGATGGGACTGACGGCACAGACAGACCCGGAGAAGGTTGAACGGGATCTGATGGACTTATTGCCGCAGGCGGAATGGATCGAGTTTTCGCACCGCATGATCTGGCACGGGCGTCGTATCTGTATGGCCCGCAAGCCGTTATGTAGCCAATGTCCGATTGCCGCCGACTGCCGGAAAATCGGAGTGTAA
- a CDS encoding glycosyltransferase family 4 protein, with protein MSERFRLLYLADEPVTPVPGVLFPPDPLAEPHPESCQTYETYLHTPVPGATDGHGGMAHFLELPRTGVLWNPLARLKVLRLLHRLRPDAIIVRGIAARVLGLSAARALGVPSRQALVTDLGQSVTLPVLRSLVRANDHATHFLTDSYAAAQRLIRQEQVQRGRIDIMRWGVELTRFGRRSPESVVEAKHRLGLSAHQPLLLAAGRFAATQDYDTLLYALRQLLPHMKDVRLVIWGLGGAELPATVRELSVRHGVEEHLLDLSPSIALESCIAAADVGVVTSYVESCSPFLLLYMAAGLPAVAVNVGGNNELIVPGESGYLVDFKDPDQLAMFVTILLLSPELSERFAAAARARVEANYAYTAACRAREDFFRMMAYGVTR; from the coding sequence ATGTCCGAGCGATTCCGACTGCTGTATCTGGCCGATGAGCCGGTCACGCCGGTGCCGGGGGTGCTGTTTCCGCCCGACCCGCTGGCGGAGCCGCATCCGGAAAGTTGCCAGACTTACGAGACTTACCTGCACACGCCGGTGCCCGGCGCAACCGACGGCCACGGGGGCATGGCGCATTTTCTCGAATTGCCGCGCACCGGCGTGCTGTGGAACCCGCTGGCGCGTCTGAAAGTCCTGCGGCTGTTGCACCGGCTGCGTCCCGATGCGATCATCGTGCGCGGCATCGCCGCGCGGGTGCTCGGGCTGTCGGCGGCGCGGGCACTGGGTGTGCCGAGCCGTCAGGCACTGGTCACCGATCTGGGGCAGAGTGTTACCCTGCCGGTCCTGCGCTCGCTGGTGCGCGCCAATGACCATGCCACGCACTTCCTCACCGATTCCTACGCCGCCGCCCAGCGGCTGATCCGTCAAGAGCAGGTCCAGCGCGGGCGGATCGATATCATGCGGTGGGGGGTGGAGCTGACACGATTCGGGCGCCGCAGCCCCGAGTCGGTGGTCGAGGCCAAGCATCGTCTCGGACTGTCGGCGCATCAGCCGCTACTTCTGGCCGCCGGACGGTTCGCCGCCACGCAGGACTACGACACGCTGCTTTATGCGCTGCGCCAGCTGCTGCCGCACATGAAGGATGTGCGTCTCGTGATCTGGGGGCTGGGGGGCGCCGAACTGCCGGCGACGGTGCGGGAGTTGAGCGTCCGTCATGGCGTCGAGGAGCATCTGCTCGACCTGTCGCCGTCGATCGCGCTGGAGTCCTGCATCGCCGCCGCCGATGTCGGCGTGGTGACATCGTATGTCGAATCCTGCTCGCCCTTTCTTCTGCTCTACATGGCGGCGGGGTTGCCGGCGGTGGCGGTCAATGTCGGCGGCAACAACGAGCTGATTGTGCCGGGGGAGTCGGGGTACCTGGTTGACTTCAAGGATCCCGACCAACTGGCGATGTTTGTCACCATTCTGCTCCTGTCACCCGAGTTGTCCGAGCGTTTCGCCGCGGCGGCGCGGGCGCGGGTGGAGGCCAATTACGCCTACACCGCCGCTTGTCGCGCGCGCGAGGATTTTTTCCGCATGATGGCCTATGGCGTGACGCGGTAA
- a CDS encoding CDGSH iron-sulfur domain-containing protein, which translates to MAKSIHHYRGRDIDVSWDKLRCLHVAECVLGLRTVFDTDKTPWVQPENESANQVASVIHRCPTGALQYARKDGGPAERPDAQNTVRVAAAGPLYVRGDIRLVVGGETVHETRAALCRCGKSANKPYCDGTHTRVGFEDDGHGTQKAVVETLPSGPVTITPRPNGPDFCEGPLEVQSSDGRILYRGEKVSLCRCGGSQTKPFCDGSHRSNGFEAP; encoded by the coding sequence ATGGCCAAATCCATCCATCACTATCGCGGGCGCGACATCGATGTGTCGTGGGACAAATTGCGTTGTCTGCACGTGGCGGAGTGTGTGCTCGGCTTGCGCACAGTCTTCGACACCGACAAGACCCCCTGGGTTCAGCCCGAGAACGAGAGCGCCAATCAGGTCGCGTCGGTGATTCACCGTTGCCCGACCGGGGCGCTGCAGTATGCGCGCAAGGACGGCGGTCCGGCGGAGAGGCCGGATGCGCAGAACACGGTGCGGGTCGCGGCCGCCGGGCCCCTCTATGTGCGGGGCGACATCCGTCTGGTGGTGGGTGGCGAGACGGTGCATGAGACGCGCGCGGCGCTCTGCCGCTGCGGCAAGTCGGCGAACAAGCCCTACTGCGACGGCACCCACACGCGTGTGGGGTTCGAAGACGATGGCCACGGCACGCAGAAGGCGGTTGTCGAGACCCTGCCGTCGGGGCCGGTGACCATCACGCCGCGTCCCAACGGCCCGGACTTCTGCGAGGGGCCGCTGGAGGTCCAGTCATCGGACGGGCGCATCCTTTACCGCGGCGAGAAGGTCTCGCTGTGCCGCTGCGGCGGCTCGCAGACCAAGCCCTTCTGCGACGGCAGCCACCGGAGCAACGGGTTCGAGGCGCCCTGA
- a CDS encoding 4a-hydroxytetrahydrobiopterin dehydratase: MSELAAKTCVPCRGGVPPLRGRELTDLLHQLQGWTVVGEHHLRKEYAFPNFAAALAFVNRIGAIAEEQGHHPDIYLAWGKVEVKLWTHKIDGLTESDFIMAAKIDALPRG; the protein is encoded by the coding sequence ATGAGCGAACTGGCGGCGAAAACCTGTGTGCCCTGCCGTGGCGGCGTGCCGCCGCTGCGCGGGCGTGAACTGACCGACCTGCTGCACCAGTTACAGGGCTGGACGGTGGTCGGCGAACATCATCTGCGCAAGGAATACGCCTTTCCCAACTTCGCCGCGGCGCTGGCGTTTGTGAACCGGATCGGCGCGATCGCCGAGGAGCAGGGGCACCACCCCGACATCTATCTTGCCTGGGGCAAAGTCGAAGTGAAACTGTGGACGCATAAGATCGACGGGCTCACCGAATCAGATTTCATCATGGCCGCCAAGATCGACGCTCTGCCGCGGGGATGA
- a CDS encoding YceI family protein translates to MCRGLLTAVAVLGVWAAGSATQAAPYVLDPAAKNRVEFHSKATLESFSGKAKTFTAEFEVDPAQLRRTRGKVTVDLRTLDTGIDLRNKHMRENHLHTDSFPNAVYAIDSVATAADGATVTTVYGRMTIHGQTRAMTVPASVAETGDGTGYRLQSEFPLKITDFGIPRPEFLFLKLAEEVRIVVDLVIVPQRP, encoded by the coding sequence ATGTGTCGTGGTCTGCTAACGGCAGTGGCTGTGTTGGGAGTTTGGGCGGCGGGTTCGGCCACGCAGGCCGCGCCGTATGTGCTTGATCCCGCGGCGAAAAACCGGGTCGAATTTCACTCCAAGGCGACATTAGAGTCATTTAGCGGCAAGGCGAAGACGTTCACGGCCGAATTCGAGGTTGATCCGGCGCAGTTGCGGCGCACTCGCGGCAAAGTGACTGTCGATCTGCGCACTTTGGACACCGGAATCGACCTGCGCAACAAGCACATGCGCGAAAATCACCTGCACACCGATTCGTTTCCCAACGCCGTGTACGCCATTGACAGTGTCGCCACCGCCGCCGACGGGGCCACCGTCACGACCGTCTATGGCCGCATGACCATCCATGGCCAGACCCGCGCCATGACGGTCCCGGCCTCGGTCGCCGAGACCGGCGACGGGACAGGGTACCGACTGCAAAGCGAGTTCCCGCTCAAGATCACCGACTTCGGGATACCGCGTCCGGAATTCCTTTTCCTCAAGCTGGCGGAGGAAGTGCGGATCGTGGTGGATCTGGTGATTGTGCCTCAACGGCCATAG
- a CDS encoding M28 family metallopeptidase, whose product MSADSIRSYLTRLEAFNGRVSGTDSIYAARDWIHSRFVAFGYDSVYNDSFIAPVFGGDRPCYNVVATRVGDSHPEYQIVIGAHYDGVPGSPAVDDNGSGVAGVLELARVTRGLDFDVTLVFVTFDAHEWGIHGSTHYATAAAARGDQILVMLNLDMLGFAPNSGDALLLFDPDDRYARIWADSGGPRFGLTGHPVMSYYDVDHYPFVQRGYHGLFVFEYLFSSVHHSARDSVAYINFDYAARMTDATLACVAAIANSDWDADGVANAVDNCPANHNPMQTDSDGDLVGDVCDPCTCPCPADPVCDGIYSDVLDVVTVMHTAFRGAPPLFDPGCPFERNDVDCSGVADVVDLVRVIDVAFRGADPAVTFCRPCP is encoded by the coding sequence GTGAGCGCCGATTCAATCCGGTCGTACCTGACACGGTTGGAAGCTTTCAACGGCCGCGTGTCGGGCACTGACTCGATCTATGCGGCGAGGGACTGGATCCATTCGCGGTTTGTGGCGTTTGGGTATGATTCGGTCTACAATGATTCATTTATCGCGCCGGTATTCGGCGGAGACCGCCCCTGTTATAATGTTGTCGCGACCCGAGTGGGCGACAGCCATCCGGAATATCAGATTGTGATTGGCGCACATTATGATGGAGTGCCCGGCTCGCCGGCGGTCGATGACAATGGCAGCGGGGTCGCCGGTGTGCTGGAGTTGGCGCGCGTGACGCGCGGGCTGGACTTCGACGTGACGCTGGTGTTTGTCACGTTCGATGCGCACGAGTGGGGAATCCATGGCTCCACTCATTACGCCACCGCTGCCGCCGCCCGTGGCGACCAGATTCTCGTCATGCTGAATCTCGATATGTTGGGATTCGCGCCGAACAGCGGCGACGCCCTGCTGCTCTTTGATCCCGATGACCGCTACGCCCGTATCTGGGCTGATAGCGGCGGACCGCGTTTCGGACTTACCGGACATCCTGTCATGTCCTACTACGATGTGGATCATTACCCGTTCGTCCAGCGGGGCTACCATGGACTGTTCGTCTTTGAGTATCTCTTCTCATCGGTCCATCACAGCGCGCGTGACAGCGTTGCCTACATCAATTTCGATTATGCCGCGCGCATGACCGACGCGACGCTGGCCTGTGTCGCCGCCATCGCAAACAGCGACTGGGACGCCGACGGAGTCGCCAACGCAGTGGACAACTGCCCGGCGAATCACAATCCGATGCAGACAGACAGCGATGGCGACCTTGTGGGCGATGTGTGCGATCCCTGCACGTGTCCATGCCCCGCGGATCCCGTGTGTGACGGTATATACTCGGACGTACTGGATGTGGTGACCGTCATGCATACGGCGTTTCGAGGCGCGCCGCCGCTGTTTGACCCGGGATGCCCGTTCGAACGCAATGATGTTGATTGTTCCGGAGTGGCGGATGTGGTCGATCTCGTGCGCGTGATCGATGTGGCCTTCCGCGGCGCAGATCCCGCGGTGACATTCTGCCGACCTTGCCCCTAG